One stretch of Scatophagus argus isolate fScaArg1 chromosome 18, fScaArg1.pri, whole genome shotgun sequence DNA includes these proteins:
- the LOC124049462 gene encoding piezo-type mechanosensitive ion channel component 2-like isoform X4 — MFLQLMNCNSKQDLQRAESAVSESCDIMTATSNLSDELSADITAERRRELWRRAHNRPEYRDVLGSSANDSASDSLAPPTQSTGLGLDVYSLPHYSLSQSDTLETCAFEGDGWEEEDVEEEGVRRSSEEGVSAASMAFSFLLKQSYICALIAMMAWSITYVSWLTCVLLLWSCVLWMTRERRHYTLMSSPWLVAYGNLLVILQYIYSFPSVQEVPGLFPRKDDPPRELASKLLCLLTFWLLLRQALTEKRDGQKDRQTDTHLSTVTVHMDEEQGPIGDLEEKKKEVSYEEALLLQGGGGRVKMEALVAVVSRMFVKYWIYVCGTMFFFVSFEGKIVLYKVIYMVMFLCCVALYQLNYERWRTLLRGFWVAVVVYSMLVLILVYTFQFPSSPHTWSYYSGLSTHRLEDVGLEKFSVPVLFTKIFIPAAFLLVCIVHLHYFHEPFLRLTDLKTVVNTHNSTITRLVHSDGSLFDLSMGGATQLLLEEGKRGGQKERQEETNSQWIKEEEDEEEDLCDVFHGETLSDHMTVLVSWRLVVDRLSVLFLRLLLSLQRLQHLLWWLLELHIVKIVSSYIIWVSVKEVCLFNLVFVLCVGVALPCRTWRHVLSGVCTVWTCVVTVCKMLYQLNVVQPIKYSSNCTMPGNSSTDLSHSVLYSGPVDPAEWVGLHKTEGKLLDYLRCNLMMLGLLAFEVTVYRHQELYRLRHNKVPPPTRTLFHDITRHHLDDSVLSCIKYFLNYFFYKFGLETCFLLAVNVIGQRMDLFAVGHAFGLITVISRRTRKSIALVWPKYCYFLSGMLCFQYLLCIGFPPAACKDYPWRPPSSNMDSNVVKWLFLPDHLTPPNPLFLLYDFLLLLGASLQLQVFEEELQPSVQMLAGDNCELDGDDGQVSDPVRRLHLNPVPDFMMCRSYLDMMKVIIFSYMFWFVLTIIFITGTTRISIFCMGYLVACFYFLLVGGDLLLKPVRSILVYWDCLIGYNMFVITMKNILSILACGFIKSLVFNHCWLIQLFSLACTIKGYTKPEQQSSKQCELPSDEAGIIWDGVCFCFLLLQRRVFRSHYFLYVVLDLQNTQLLASRGAELIEASTVKAVRARLEVEKTSMDMLKRQMERIKSRQQKFRRGKEKMLSLTQDSFNTDGQENKKGHRQTEWWRPWVNHASMVRSGDYYLFETDSEEEEEEEKKEEEDKKKEEELPEKSAFQFVYHAWITDSRTAMRARNNQKKLWKKNSSDRKSRREEKRGGIEVMEETEEHREEEEQEKEEGPDTVLRRFFNTLRFCWVLLSALLDSLTAWLRGLCQEHIDISTVLRIERCMLMQQAKQGNVPTREAIRVYYHEQMMKSSRETVMDYSSHEAEAQTSAERQGEEEEVEEDGVSPDTAGEEVGGLKMKEKLEIKPVGDYASKPKPKPEPESGEESVMAPSSGVKPDTAEGDPEVLVAKTSQRWRPKLSRMERVESSSSLSSSEERLSWTHSGEESNQRPVDKQPTQTFTRTPSPTSPSSLVLPPSYSLALGLDLQEEEAGKYRSRKMEVVGSGFRKQLQASGEQSDFMSASVSTSCPLVSHTQELTASELLRNRTFYDEGLESSDCFYSNQHQLLQLCYALYNILAARSETVCYLVIVLNHMVSASCLTLVLPVLVFLWGTLSVPRPSKTFWMTAIIYTEVTIVIKYFFQFGFFPFNQKLEVDRSKPFHPPNILGVEKKEGYVLYDLLQLLALFYHRAILKCHGLWDQTVTLETDTFHHHGNQDSTHITIPTDLADAANTLRRRGRRRTRSSSTQLHSPAGSVSSRAQQPSRFNLLLEKLRELSIRAKTYLVSRCMSLYHPVLQFFRALVQPEYSAVTDVYVLMFLADTVDFIIIVFGFWAFGKHSAAADITSSLSEDQVPEAFLVMVLIQFGTMVIDRALYLRKTVLGKLVFQVILVFGIHFWMFFILPTVTERRFNQNLVAQLWYFVKCVYFGLSAYQIRSGYPTRVLGNFLTKSYNYLNLFLFQGFRLVPFLTELRAVMDWVWTDTTLSLSSWICVEDVYAHCFVLKCWRESEKRYPQPRGQKKKRVVKYGMGGLIVLLLICIVWFPLLFMSLIKSVAGVVNRPLDVSLTITLGGFQPIFTMSAQQNQLKDLTEEDFSSFISFYSYTPSALQFLEAYGHEDVTVAELQGSSNSLWTISPPSRQYLSQVLNLDHFPLTVSWTVQRNLSLGAKVELASGKHVTYLDDQTRLELIQLLNGTRTLPVVIQDVFPCFIRAPSDSNAKPIEQLYTDGHYKDILLALERSTNQSQEFQEWWIVDQPAASLVLVGGGASMSDRREAGLQLFVFSDKVSPPSLGFLAGYGIMGLYASVVLVIGKFVREFFSGISHSIMFEELPCVDRILKLCTDIFLVRETGELELEEELYAKLIFLYRSPETLIKWTRR; from the exons ATGTTTCTGCAGCTGATGAACTGCAACAGCAAGCAGGATTTGCAGAGAGCAGAGTCAGCAGTCAGTGAGAGCTGTGATATCATGACCGCCACCAGCAACCTGAGTGATGAGCTCAGTGCTGACATCACAGCAGAGAGGCGGAGGGAGTTGTGGAGAAGAGCTCACAATCGACCAGAGTACAGAGAC gTGCTGGGGTCATCAGCCAATGACAGTGCCTCTGACTCTCTTGCCCCACCAACCCAGAGCACGGGCCTGGGATTGGATGTTTACTCTCTGCCTCACTActctctcagccaatcag ACACGTTGGAAACATGTGCTTTTGAAGGAGATGGatgggaggaggaagatgtgGAAGAAGAGGGAGTGAGGAGAAGCAGTGAAGAGGGAGTCAGTGCTGCCTCGATGGCGTTCAGCTTCCTCCTCAAACAGAGCTATATCTGCGCTCTGATCGCCATGATGGCCTGGTCCATCACATACGTGTCCTGGCTGACATGTGTCCTGCTGCTCTGGTCGTGTGTCCTCTGGATGACACGAGAGCGTCGCCACTACACGCTGATGTCATCGCCCTGGCTGGTTGCCTACGGTAACCTGCTGGTTATCTTGCAGTATATCTACAGCTTCCCCTCTGTGCAGGAAGTCCCTGGACTGTTCCCAAGAAAAGATGATCCTCCAAGGGAGCTTGCCTCCAAG TTATTGTGTCTGTTGACCTTCTGGCTACTGCTGCGTCAGGCATTGACTGAGAagagagacggacagaaagacaggcagacagacacacatctgTCTACCGTCACTGTCCACATGGATG AGGAGCAAGGGCCAATTGGAGATctggaagagaagaagaaggaggtgTCGTATGAGGAGGCGCTGCtcctgcagggaggaggaggacgagttAAGATGGAGGCTCTGGTTGCTGTGGTCAGCAGGATGTTTGTTAAATACTGGATCTACGTCTGTGGGACGATGTTCTTCTTTGTCAGTTTTGAGGGGAAAATTGTACTCTACAAAGTCATCTACATGGTTATGTTCCTCTGCTGCGTTGCCCTGTACCAG TTGAACTATGAGCGTTGGCGCACCTTGCTCAGGGGTTTCTGGGTAGCTGTAGTGGTTTACTCAATGCTGGTTCTCATCCTGGTCTACACCTTCCAGTTCCCCTCATCCCCTCACACCTGGAGCTACTACAGTGGACTCAGCACTCACAG GTTGGAGGATGTTGGTTTGGAGAAGTTCTCAGTTCCGGTACTCTTCACTAAGATCTTCATCCCTGCTGCGTTCCTATTG GTGTGTATTGTACACCTGCATTACTTTCACGAGCCGTTCCTGCGGCTGACTGACCTGAAGACtgtggtgaacacacacaacagcactaTCACCAG GTTGGTCCACTCTGATGGTAGTCTTTTTGATCTGTCAATGGGCGGAGCCACTCAGCTTCTCCTcgaggaggggaagagagggggacagaaggagagacaggaggagacaaATAGCCAGTGgataaaagaggaggaggatgaagaggaagaccTCTGTGATGTGTTTCATGGGGAAACTCTGTCAGACCACATGACGG TGCTGGTCTCCTGGAGGTTGGTGGTGGATcgtctctctgttttgttcttgcgCCTCCTGCTGTCCCTGCAGCGCCTGCAGCACCTCCTCTGGTGGCTTCTGGAACTTCACATTGTCAAGATTGTGTCCTCCTACATCATCTGGGTCTCTGTGAAGGAG gtgTGTCTGTTTAATCtggtgtttgtgctgtgtgtgggcGTGGCTCTGCCCTGCAGGACGTGGCGCCACGTCCTGTCAGGAGTCTGTACAGTTTGGACCTGTGTGGTGACCGTCTGTAAGATGTTGTACCAACTCAATGTTGTCCAGCCAATCAAATACTCCTCCAACTGCACCATG CCTGGGAACTCCAGCACCGACCTGTCGCACTCAGTCTTGTACTCTGGTCCAGTTGACCCTGCCGAGTGGGTGGGGCTTCACAAGACAGAAGGAAAGCTGCTTGATTACCTGAGG TGTAACCTGATGATGTTAGGGCTGTTAGCCTTTGAGGTGACAGTTTACAGACACCAGGAGCTCTACCGTCTCCGCCACAACAAAGTCCCGCCCCCCACCAGAACGCTGTTTCATGACATCACAAGGCATCACCTGGATGACAGTGTGCTGAGCTGTATTAAGTACTTCCTCAACTATTTCTTCTACAAGTTTGGACTGGAG acttGCTTTCTATTGGCTGTGAATGTGATTGGTCAACGAATGGATCTGTTTGCTGTAGGCCATGCCTTTGGCCTCATCACTGTAATATCACGTCGCACCAGGAAGAGCATCGCCTTGGTTTGGCCCAAGTACTGCTACTTCCTGTcaggcatgttatgtttccagTACCTGCTGTGTATTGGATTCCCTCCTGCTGCCTGCAAAG ATTATCCATGGAGACCTCCGTCCTCCAACATGGACTCCAATGTGGTGAAGTGGCTTTTCCTCCCTGATCACCTGACACCACCGAATccgctcttcctcctct ATGATTTCTTACTCCTCCTCGGGgcctctctgcagctgcaggtgtttGAGGAGGAGCTTCAGCCATCAGTTCAGATGCTTGCAGGAGACAACTGTGAACTGGATGGAGATGACGGACAGGTCTCTGACCCAGTAAGACGACTTCATCTCAACCCGGTGCCTGACTTTATGATGTGCAG GTCTTACCTGGACATGATGAAGGTGATCATCTTCAGCTACATGTTCTGGTTTGTTCTtaccatcatcttcatcacagGGACCACCAG GATCAGTATCTTCTGTATGGGTTACCTGGTGGCCTGTTTCTACTTCCTGTTGGTGGGTGGAGACCTGCTGCTGAAACCGGTCAGATCCATTCTGGTGTACTGGGACTGTCTGATTGGCTACAACATGTTCGTCATCACCATGAAGAATATTCTGTCG atCCTGGCCTGTGGTTTCATTAAGTCGCTGGTGTTCAATCACTGCTGGCTGATTCAGCTCTTCAGTTTGGCCTGCACCATCAAAGGATACACCAAAC CGGAGCAGCAAAGCAGTAAGCAGTGTGAGTTGCCAAGTGATGAAGCAGGGATCATCTGGGatggagtctgtttctgtttcctgttacTCCAGAGAAGGGTCTTCAGGAGTCACTATTTCTTGTATGTGGTCCTGGACCTGCAAAATACACAACTACTGGCCTCTAG gggGGCAGAGCTGATCGAGGCATCCACAGTGAAAGCTGTCAGAGCAAGACTGGAGGTAGAGAAGACATCCATGGACATGCTAAAGAGACA GATGGAGAGGATTAAATCTCGACAGCAGAAGTTCcgcagaggaaaagagaaaatgctgAGTTTGACCCAAGACAGCTTCAACACTGACG GTCAAGAAAACAAGAAGGGGCATCGGCAGACAGAATGGTGGAGACCCTGGGTAAACCACGCCTCCA TGGTCAGGAGTGGGGACTATTACCTTTttgagacagacagtgaggaggaagaggaggaggaaaagaaggaggaagaggacaagaagaaggaggaggaactgCCTGAGAAATCAGCCTTCCAG tTTGTCTATCATGCCTGGATAACAGACTCTAGAACAGCAATGCGAGCTCGCAACAACCAAAAGAAACTCTGGAAGAAGAACTCCTCTGACCgaaagagcaggagggaggagaagagaggag GTATAGAAGTGATGGAGGAGACGgaggagcacagagaggaggaggagcaagagaaagaggaaggaccAG acaCAGTGCTGCGTCGGTTCTTCAACACATTGCGGTTCTGTTGGGTTCTGCTGTCGGCTCTGTTGGATTCTCTGACGGCCTGGCTCAGAGGTCTGTGTCAGGAACACATCGACATCTCCACCGTCCTCCGTATTGAGCGCTGCATGCTAATGCAGCAGGCCAAGCAG GGTAATGTTCCTACCAGAGAGGCAATCCGCGTTTACTACCATGAACAGATGATGAAAAGTTCCAGAGAGACAGTCATGGACTACAGTTCCCATGAGGCTGAGGCTCAGACCTCAGCAGAGAGACaaggggaagaggaagaagtagaagaagatgGAGTGAGTCCTgacacagcaggagaagaagtAGGAggtctgaaaatgaaagagaaactgGAAATTAAACCAGTAGGAGATTATGCATctaaaccaaaaccaaaaccagaaccagaatcagGAGAGGAATCCGTAATGGCTCCATCCTCAGGAGTTAAACCAGACACAGCTGAAGGTGACCCAGAAGTCCTCGTGGCTAAAACCAGCCAAAGATGGCGACCCAAACTGTCCAGGATGGAGAGAGTCGAGTCTTCCTCCTCATTGTCATCCTCAGAAGAAAGGCTCAGTTGGACTCACAG TGGTGAAGAATCAAATCAACGTCCTGTTGACAAACAGCCAACTCAAACCTTCACCAGAACCCCCTCCCCCACTTCCCCATCCTCCCTCGTCCTCCCTCCTTCTTACAGCCTTGCTCTTGGCCTGGacctgcaggaggaagaggcgGGGAAATATAGGAGCAGGAAGATGGAAGTAGTGGGGTCAGGATTCAGAAAGCAGCTGCAAGCCTCAGGGGAGCAGAGTGACTTCATGTCTGCTTCTGTGTCTACTTCCTGTCCGCTGGTATCTCACACTCAGGAGCTGACGGCCAGCGAGCTGTTGAGGAACAG GACTTTCTACGATGAGGGGCTGGAGTCATCAGACTGTTTTTACAGCAACCAgcaccagctgctgcagctgtgttaTGCCCTTTACAACATTCTTGCAGCCAG GTCAGAGACAGTGTGTTATCTGGTCATCGTGTTGAATCACATGGTGTCTGCCAGTTGTCTGACACTGGTACTTCCTGTtctggtgtttctgtgggggACGCTGTCGGTTCCTCGACCCAGTAAGACCTTCTGGATGACGGCGATCATCTACACTGAG gtAACCATTGTCATCAAGTACTTCTTCCAGTTTGGTTTCTTTCCATTCAATCAGAAGCTGGAGGTGGACCGCTCCAAACCATTCCACCCCCCGAACATTCTCGGGGTGGAGAAGAAGGAAGGCTATGTCCTGTACGACCTACTGCAGCTGCTTGCTTTGTTCTACCACCGAGCAATactcaag TGTCACGGACTGTGGGACCAGACTGTTACCCTGGAGACGGACACTTttcatcaccatggcaaccaggACTCCACCCACATTACCATCCCCACAGATCTGGCCGACGCCGCCAACACATTGCGTCGACGAGGCAGGAGACGGACACGGTCCAGCTCTACCCAGCTGCACTCTCCAGCAG GCAGTGTGAGTTCCAGAGCTCAGCAGCCCAGCAGGTTCAATCTGCTGCTGGAGAAACTCAGAGAACTTTCCATCAGGGCCAAGACGTACTTGGTTAGCAG GTGTATGTCTCTCTACCATCCCGTCCTTCAGTTCTTCAGAGCTCTCGTCCAACCAGAGTACAGCGCCGTGACTGATGTTTACGTCCTCATGTTCCTCGCCGATACTGTTGACTTTATCATCATCGTCTTTGGCTTTTGGGCCTTCGGA AAACactcagcagctgctgacatcacttcctccctctcagAAGACCAAGTTCCGGAAGCTTTCTTGGTGATGGTTTTGATCCAGTTTG GTACCATGGTGATAGACAGGGCTCTGTATTTGAGGAAGACTGTTTTGGGGAAGTTGGTTTTTCAGGTGATTTTGGTTTTTGGGATTCACTTCTGGATGTTCTTCATCCTGCCAACAGTCACTGAAAG gcGGTTCAATCAGAACCTGGTAGCTCAGCTCTGGTATTTTGTCAAATGTGTCTACTTCGGCCTGTCGGCCTATCAGATTCGATCTGGCTACCCGACACGAGTTCTTGGAAACTTCCTGACAAAGAGTTACAACTACCTCAACCTCTTCCTGTTCCAGGG TTTCCGTCTGGTTCCCTTCCTAACGGAGCTGAGGGCTGTGATGGACTGGGTGTGGACAGACaccactctgtctctgtcctcttgGATCTGTGTGGAGGATGTCTATGCCCACTGCTTCGTCTTAAAGTGCTGGAGGGAGTCAGAGAAg AGGTACCCTCAGCCTCGTGGTCAGAAGAAGAAGCGGGTAGTGAAGTACGGGATGGGTGGTTTGATTGTACTGCTGCTCATCTGCATCGTCTGGTTTCCACTGCTCTTCATGTCGCTCATTAAGTCTGTAGCCGGAGTTGTCAACCGACCACTCGATGTCTCTCTCACCATTACACTAGGAGGCTTCCAG CCTATCTTCACAATGAGTGCACAGCAGAATCAGCTCAAAGATCTGACTGAGGAAGACTTCAGCTCCTTCATCAGCTTCTACAGCTACACACCT AGTGCCTTGCAGTTCTTGGAGGCATATGGTCATGAGGATGTGACAGTGGCGGAGCTGCAGGGCAGCAGTAACTCCCTCTGGACCATCAGTCCTCCCAGCAGGCAATACTTGAGTCAGGTGCTCAATCTAGACCACTTCCCGCTGACTGTGTCCTGGACTGTCCAAAG GAACTTGAGTCTGGGGGCAAAAGTGGAGCTTGCTTCAGGTAAACATGTGACCTACCTGGATGATCAGACTCGTCTGGAGCTGATCCAGTTGCTGAATGGAACGAGGACACTTCCTGT ggtgATACaagatgtgtttccatgtttcatTCGCGCTCCCAGCGATTCTAATGCAAAACCAATTGAACAGCTTTACACAG ATGGCCACTACAAGGACATCTTGCTCGCACTGGAAcggtcaaccaatcagagccaGGAATTCCAGGAGTGGTGGATCGTTGACCAACCAGCTGCCAGCCTGGTTCTTGTAGGGGGTGGAGCTTCAATGAGTGACAGGAGGGAGGCAGGgcttcagctgtttgtgttcagtgatAAAGTCAGTCCTCCAAGTCTGGGCTTCCTGGCTGGATATGG CATTATGGGATTGTATGCCTCGGTGGTGCTCGTCATTGGGAAGTTTGTCAGGGAGTTCTTCAGTGGGATCAGTCACTCCATCATGTTTGAAGAGCTGCCGTGCGTTGATCGAATCCTTAAACTTTGCACCGACATCTTCCTG GTCAGAGAGACAGGTGAGCTGGAGTTAGAGGAGGAGCTTTACGCCAAACTGATTTTCTTGTATCGATCTCCAGAGACTCTGATCAAATGGACACGACGTTGA